The following coding sequences lie in one Rutidosis leptorrhynchoides isolate AG116_Rl617_1_P2 chromosome 4, CSIRO_AGI_Rlap_v1, whole genome shotgun sequence genomic window:
- the LOC139841945 gene encoding uncharacterized protein has protein sequence MDANNGILPLAYDIGAGETTDHWTWFFGNLRDSLQSLGCCIHNLTIISDRAPAIAAGISIVFTEVFHALCARHLLGNLKTRRIPDSTRTLTTVGLNRWSRHHEDRVRYAYLTTNSAESMNALSVHARKLLITMLLEFFRASVQQWFWEHRNTAHGLTTPVTSYAERKLCKRNRNSLTWTVKPISQVKFEVMDIKKGSKVNLQDKTCTCKQW, from the exons ATGGATGCTAACAATGGAATCCTTCCATTAGCCTACGATATTGGAGCAGGAGAGACCACCGATCATTGGACATGGTTTTTTGGTAATCTAAGAGACTCTCTACAGTCTTTGGGGTGTTGTATTCATAATCTTACCATTATATCTGACAGGGCACCTGCAATAGCTGCTGGCATATCAATTGTATTTACAGAAGTATTTCATGCACTATGTGCTAGACATTTGTTGGGAAACCTTAAAA CACGACGTATTCCAGACAGTACACGTACACTCACTACTGTTGGCCTCAACAGATGGTCTAGACATCATGAAGATCGTGTTCGGTATGCTTATCTGACTACTAATAGTGCAGAGTCAATGAACGCACTGTCAGTTCATGCGAGGAAACTCCTGATTACAATGCTTCTTGAATTCTTTAGAGCTTCAGTTCAACAATGGTTTTGGGAACACCGAAACACTGCACATGGTTTAACAACACCTGTCACTTCATATGCAGAGCGTAAGCTGTGTAAAAGAAATCGCAATTCTCTTACTTGGACTGTCAAACCGATATCACAAGTTAAGTTTGAGGTAATGGATATAAAAAAAGGCAGTAAAGTCAATCTACAAGATAAAACTTGCACATGTAAACAATGGTAG